In Shewanella sp. MR-4, the genomic stretch AGGCAAGTGTGTTTGGTGCGCCAAGATCATCCCTTGATGACTGCACTCACCTCGCCCCAATGGGATTTATCCATGTACTTGGATATGGCACATGTGCAGGTTCGTTGTGAAGGGAGTGATTGGTGGGCGCTGGATTACTTTCTGGCCGACCTTGGCCACAGGCGCAAAATCAGCACGACTGTACCCGATTTTTATGGCGCGGCCAGCATCTGTGCCCACAGTGATTTAATTTTCACTTTGCCGTCGAGCTTTGCACTGCACGCATGCAAGCTGTATCCACTGAGGCTATTGCCTCTGCCCTTTGAATTTATCCCTATGGCCTATGTGCTGCTCTGGCATCAGCGCAACGATGAAGACCAAGGCCATAAATGGATGCGTGATACCATCTGCCAAAGTGTTGAAAAGCTTATGCAACCTTAGGACAAAAGCCATAAAAAAGCCCAGGGCACAAGCGTATCCCGGGCTTATTGAACTCAACACACTTAGAGAATAAAAGTCGCGACCTGTGCATTAAGATCGTTTGCACGCGCCTTTAATCCTTGGGCTTGAGTCAGATCCGATTTCGCGGCCTCGGTGATTTCGTCGGTCACGTCCTTGATCGCAACAGTATTTTGGGTGATTTCCCCCGTAACTTGGGTTTGCTCTTCGGCGGCAGTGGCAATTTGGCCTGCCATATCCGAAATCACATTTACGGCTTGGGTGATTTCTTCCAACGCCTTTGCCGCGGCATTCGCATCTTCGACGCTGTTGCCAGCGAGCATTTGACTGCTTTCCATCAAACTCACGGCTTTTGCTGTGGTGCGTTGCAGGGTTTCAATGGTCGCGTGTACCTCTTGGGTCGAATCTTGAGTCCGGCGCGACAATACCCGCACCTCATCGGCGACCACGGCAAAACCACGGCCCTGCTCACCCGCGCGGGCAGCTTCAATCGCCGCGTTGAGCGCTAATAGGTTAGTCTGCTCCGCAATCCCTTGAATAGTCGCTAAAATGCTAGAAATCGACTGTGCATGGCGACTTAAATCTTCAATCACGTCTGTTGCCTGAGCGACTTCATCGGCTAGGGAATTGATCGAGCTGCGGGTTTTATTGACCAGCTCTTTGCCTTGGAAACTGCTCGCGGCCGACTGCTGCGCCGCTGTCGCAGTGTTTTCCGCATTGGCGGCAATTTCATTGGTCGCGCTTGCCATTTCGGTCACCGCCGTTGCCACCATAGCCACTTCCTGCTGCTGACGTTGCAACTCTGCCACGGCAATATGGTTGGTTTTAAGACTGCGCTCGGCATCCGCATCTAGCTCACTGGCTAACTGACGAATATGGCTGATGAGTTGGTGCTGGCTGCCGACAAAACGGTTAAAGCTATCAGCTAGCACGCCCACTTCATCCTGTGTGTCGACCTCGATGCGTTGAGTTAAATCACCATTGCCGTCGGCAATGCGTGCCAGTGCCTGTGACACGCGTCCGAGTGGACCTAGCAATAGATTAACCAACCAGGAAATCGCCAACACGCTCAGGAGTAATACAACGGCGGAAAGTCCAAATTGCGTCAACAGAAGATCGGTCAGAGGTGCCTCAAGAGTCTCCTTATCCAGCACTATCACCAATTCCCAATCGGTATTGGGAATATCGACGCCCCAGACTAACTTGTCGCGGCCCTCATTCTCAAAATACATGGGCAGCAAGGTTCCCGCTTGGCGGCTCTGCTGCG encodes the following:
- a CDS encoding methyl-accepting chemotaxis protein, producing the protein MNSYSLKQKILISVVIALSLVIGSLSWQSYSSQKSLLLQNSLEQVQRLGEQQAERIQEWLAGRQDIVGALVSKVEGNSLSALQQAQASGRFQLTYYGTETGQMLDSDPSIDRTGYDPRTRPWYKQAMNERGLILTKPYVDVAYNVLVVTMAQATSQGVVGGDLSIASLVESVNRMTLPANGYAIMMHKDGTVIAYKDASKAMKPVGQIDNDLNHDLPQQSRQAGTLLPMYFENEGRDKLVWGVDIPNTDWELVIVLDKETLEAPLTDLLLTQFGLSAVVLLLSVLAISWLVNLLLGPLGRVSQALARIADGNGDLTQRIEVDTQDEVGVLADSFNRFVGSQHQLISHIRQLASELDADAERSLKTNHIAVAELQRQQQEVAMVATAVTEMASATNEIAANAENTATAAQQSAASSFQGKELVNKTRSSINSLADEVAQATDVIEDLSRHAQSISSILATIQGIAEQTNLLALNAAIEAARAGEQGRGFAVVADEVRVLSRRTQDSTQEVHATIETLQRTTAKAVSLMESSQMLAGNSVEDANAAAKALEEITQAVNVISDMAGQIATAAEEQTQVTGEITQNTVAIKDVTDEITEAAKSDLTQAQGLKARANDLNAQVATFIL